From Candidatus Nomurabacteria bacterium, one genomic window encodes:
- a CDS encoding oligosaccharide flippase family protein: MLNKIETFLSDKFKFDAKYTLRGGFWLLFGHLFTILAVLSTSYAFANYLDPLVYGNYRYLVTGSVIISLFSLSGLGSAITQATAKNLLGFFGQAIQLSTKYGLITSVVGLIGAAYYFFNGNELLAIGMVLIAIFQPFINTTTLIFPYFFGKQQFNVSTHWHAFKTLVTTVSIVSATLFTDSVLIIFLSFLLSNLLANTVVYHLNKPKKEDIIDKETSERFISYAKHTSYQNILLGFAGQLDKILVFQFLGAKELAIYAFATALPDQYKGITKTIDSLILPRFSNRKLNSIRSTILHKSLIYFSFLAVCALAYYLAAPLIFAVLYPSYSESVLLSQIYVLGIMTGIGSIPINALKAQLKNRLLYKFQVTSAIFQISSLLLLLPFYGMIGLVTARVVHRIFVCVISYALFFHTTRQTTC, translated from the coding sequence ATGCTCAATAAGATTGAAACATTCCTGAGTGATAAATTTAAATTTGACGCAAAGTACACACTCCGCGGTGGTTTTTGGTTGCTCTTTGGACACCTATTTACTATTTTAGCTGTACTAAGCACCTCATACGCCTTTGCTAACTATCTCGATCCGCTGGTATACGGTAATTATAGATATCTTGTCACTGGGTCGGTGATAATCTCACTCTTTTCACTATCAGGACTCGGTAGCGCAATTACACAAGCGACAGCAAAAAATTTGCTCGGGTTCTTCGGTCAGGCCATCCAACTCAGTACAAAATACGGTCTTATCACATCTGTAGTTGGCCTCATTGGTGCAGCCTATTATTTCTTCAATGGAAACGAACTGCTAGCAATCGGAATGGTGCTGATCGCCATCTTTCAACCATTCATTAACACAACAACACTCATCTTCCCATACTTTTTTGGGAAACAGCAATTCAACGTCAGCACCCACTGGCACGCATTCAAAACACTTGTCACTACGGTTAGTATTGTCTCCGCCACACTCTTCACTGACAGTGTGCTGATCATCTTTTTATCATTCCTGTTAAGTAACTTACTCGCAAATACCGTCGTCTATCACCTAAACAAACCAAAGAAAGAGGATATCATTGATAAAGAAACAAGTGAAAGGTTCATTAGCTACGCCAAGCACACCAGCTACCAAAACATACTACTCGGTTTCGCTGGACAACTTGATAAAATTCTCGTCTTTCAATTTCTCGGCGCAAAAGAATTAGCCATCTACGCCTTTGCCACTGCCCTACCTGACCAATACAAAGGGATCACGAAAACTATTGACTCCTTAATACTTCCGCGTTTCTCAAATCGAAAGTTAAATTCTATAAGGAGTACTATTCTGCATAAATCATTGATCTATTTTTCTTTTTTGGCAGTCTGTGCATTGGCATACTACTTAGCAGCACCACTGATCTTTGCTGTATTGTACCCCAGCTATTCCGAATCAGTTCTCCTGTCCCAAATATATGTTTTAGGGATAATGACGGGAATAGGCAGCATTCCCATCAACGCTCTAAAGGCACAACTCAAAAACCGACTACTCTACAAATTTCAAGTGACGAGTGCTATATTTCAAATTTCATCACTGCTACTACTCTTACCTTTTTATGGAATGATTGGTTTAGTCACAGCACGTGTAGTACACAGAATCTTTGTCTGTGTGATTTCGTACGCACTTTTCTTCCACACAACACGACAAACTACTTGTTGA
- a CDS encoding cupin domain-containing protein translates to MESKLIKIRKVDPAFCDERGCITDVIDKPVGHIGHITFTKGALRAKHYHKESTQYDFILTGKIRLIVCLPDGSEREDHVLNAGMATEVPPGIVHTYVAEEESSMIDITTLSREDNGYEEDTIRVDLDLS, encoded by the coding sequence ATGGAAAGTAAGTTGATTAAGATTAGAAAAGTTGATCCTGCATTTTGTGACGAAAGAGGCTGTATAACTGATGTGATTGATAAACCAGTTGGTCATATTGGTCACATCACCTTTACAAAGGGTGCTTTAAGGGCAAAACATTATCACAAAGAGTCAACTCAATATGATTTTATCCTCACGGGTAAAATACGACTAATCGTGTGTCTTCCTGATGGGTCGGAAAGAGAGGATCATGTGTTAAATGCTGGTATGGCAACTGAAGTACCTCCAGGAATTGTGCATACGTATGTTGCAGAAGAAGAAAGTTCGATGATAGATATTACTACACTCAGTAGAGAAGATAATGGATACGAGGAGGATACTATAAGAGTCGACCTGGATCTTTCTTAG
- a CDS encoding UDP-N-acetylmuramate dehydrogenase, with product MKLDVSYNVPLAPLTTLGVGGLAQHFVHLTDEQQLPLIAEYAKDAELDVCVLGGGSNVLVSDSVIERLVVKNELRGITAAADGDTVLVTAAAGESWDSFVEDTVGRGLAGLENLSGIPGTVGAAPIQNINAYGASAATTIDSVQVFDWKTSEFITVTAGECAFGYRDSIFKQPAGASLIVAAVTFRLAPAGKADFTYRSASQSIERYLAEKDIATPTIADVREAVLNVRSNIGMLPGQFRSAGSFFKNTIVSTEVFESVQRVVVKKFSEKDAAFSPWHWELPDGQVKISTAFLMECSPYNKQTYGERRDAYVGLSPKHSLSIVTEEGATAADVHSFVEKIVSAISDEFGITIESEVNMID from the coding sequence ATGAAGCTTGACGTTTCATACAACGTACCGCTTGCACCGCTCACCACACTTGGGGTGGGCGGTCTTGCGCAGCACTTCGTTCATTTGACTGACGAGCAACAGCTTCCACTCATTGCTGAATACGCTAAAGACGCAGAGCTTGATGTCTGCGTGCTTGGTGGCGGATCGAATGTTCTCGTGTCTGATAGTGTGATCGAACGGTTGGTGGTGAAGAACGAACTCAGAGGGATCACGGCCGCGGCCGACGGTGACACTGTGTTGGTGACTGCAGCGGCAGGTGAGAGTTGGGATAGTTTCGTTGAGGACACCGTCGGCCGCGGCCTGGCTGGCCTCGAGAATCTCTCTGGTATCCCTGGTACAGTTGGTGCTGCACCAATTCAGAATATCAATGCCTACGGTGCGTCTGCTGCGACAACGATTGATTCGGTGCAAGTATTTGACTGGAAGACGAGCGAGTTTATAACCGTAACTGCAGGTGAATGTGCCTTTGGGTATCGCGATAGTATCTTCAAGCAGCCGGCCGGCGCCAGTCTTATTGTGGCTGCCGTCACCTTTCGTCTGGCGCCGGCCGGCAAGGCTGACTTTACCTACCGCAGTGCTTCACAAAGTATTGAGCGCTATTTAGCAGAGAAAGACATAGCCACACCGACCATCGCCGATGTGCGTGAGGCTGTGCTTAACGTCAGAAGCAATATCGGCATGCTGCCCGGACAATTTCGTTCAGCAGGATCATTTTTCAAAAACACTATTGTCAGTACGGAAGTATTTGAATCAGTTCAACGTGTTGTTGTGAAAAAGTTTTCTGAGAAAGATGCTGCCTTTAGTCCATGGCACTGGGAATTACCTGATGGCCAAGTGAAGATCTCGACAGCGTTTTTGATGGAGTGTTCGCCGTACAATAAGCAGACATATGGAGAGCGACGCGATGCATATGTTGGTCTTTCACCAAAGCACTCACTCTCGATCGTGACTGAAGAGGGTGCGACAGCTGCAGATGTCCATTCATTTGTAGAGAAGATCGTGTCTGCGATCAGTGATGAATTTGGAATTACGATTGAATCTGAAGTGAACATGATCGACTAG
- a CDS encoding O-antigen ligase family protein, whose protein sequence is MKDVLKAVVLVGLFAVPFLTLYVENDYFFPFITGKNFWFRILVDVTFAAWILLACYEIKYRPRISGIVWSFGILLIVMFFANLFGQHPSSSFWSNFERMDGYVSLVHTFLYMLVLGSMLQTKQHWNYLLNTSLAVAFAVAFYGLAQYGGLIDGSSRIDSRLGNAAYMAIYMLFHIFIAFWLFVESRSTQLKLLYGFLAAMFTFVLIETGTRGTAIGLAVGVFTMSAYIGIFGTQFKQYRKYAIGGVALLVIAASAFILGRDTQFVQNSPNLARIANISLDDLRIRSIIWGVAWEGVKEEPLLGYGQSNFNYVFNKYYDPRLYAQEQWFDRAHNIFMDWLITGGILGLLAYLSIFVWCIWYLFVRPLIHPEDETFDVMERGVLLGILAGYFTHNLVVFDNIVSYIFFAIILALITSRVGNIPEKVANIKVDNMILTQFATPLVVVALIVGIYKFHLPGMHAAADVIDGFQAADPVKRLDAFERAVDRNSFAHQEITEQLAQQTISVARNPQIPEEVRAQYAAYTEEQLMRLETEKPGDARIEVFIGSYYRATNQLDKAAEHMALARQYSPLKQAIIQQQGFVALTQAKNDEAVSYFKEAYELDERNLQAREFYAAALFQVGATSTAAALMQSDNDEVDQNRLMMQFAKSDFLISSANQAGQYDFVAKLFEYRLATDPATGLKWVEDPQNWATLAFLYYQQDMGEKAIETLNTAAERLPEFAPTAQCFAENIAGGRDPQEGCQ, encoded by the coding sequence ATGAAAGATGTTTTGAAAGCGGTGGTACTCGTTGGATTGTTCGCGGTACCGTTTCTCACGCTCTACGTTGAGAATGATTACTTTTTTCCATTTATTACTGGTAAGAACTTCTGGTTCAGAATTCTGGTCGATGTAACCTTCGCGGCCTGGATCTTACTCGCGTGTTACGAGATCAAGTATCGTCCTCGAATCTCAGGCATTGTTTGGAGCTTCGGCATTCTCCTCATTGTGATGTTTTTTGCCAATCTCTTTGGTCAACACCCAAGTTCAAGCTTCTGGAGCAACTTCGAACGAATGGACGGCTACGTTTCGCTCGTACACACCTTCCTGTACATGCTCGTACTCGGCAGCATGTTGCAGACCAAGCAGCATTGGAATTATCTGCTCAATACCTCACTCGCTGTTGCGTTTGCAGTGGCCTTCTACGGTCTGGCACAGTATGGAGGCTTGATCGATGGTAGTAGTCGTATCGACAGTCGTCTTGGTAATGCGGCATACATGGCGATCTACATGCTCTTCCACATCTTTATCGCCTTTTGGCTGTTTGTCGAATCTCGTTCAACACAGCTTAAATTGCTGTATGGTTTTTTGGCTGCCATGTTCACGTTCGTACTCATTGAGACTGGTACTCGTGGTACTGCGATCGGTCTTGCGGTCGGTGTGTTCACGATGTCAGCGTATATTGGTATTTTTGGTACACAGTTCAAACAGTACCGAAAGTATGCGATCGGTGGTGTGGCACTGCTTGTGATTGCTGCATCAGCTTTCATTTTGGGTCGTGATACACAGTTTGTACAGAACAGTCCAAACCTCGCTCGTATCGCCAACATCTCTCTCGACGATCTCCGCATCCGTAGCATCATCTGGGGTGTTGCATGGGAAGGGGTGAAAGAAGAACCACTGCTTGGTTATGGTCAAAGTAACTTCAATTACGTCTTCAATAAGTATTACGACCCACGTCTCTACGCTCAGGAACAATGGTTCGACCGGGCTCACAACATCTTCATGGACTGGTTGATCACCGGTGGTATTCTCGGTCTCTTGGCATATCTCAGCATCTTCGTGTGGTGTATCTGGTACTTGTTTGTGCGACCGCTCATACATCCTGAAGATGAGACATTTGATGTGATGGAGCGAGGAGTGTTGCTCGGTATTCTTGCTGGATACTTCACACACAACTTGGTAGTGTTTGATAACATTGTCAGCTACATTTTCTTCGCGATCATTCTTGCGCTCATCACGTCACGAGTTGGCAATATCCCTGAGAAGGTGGCAAATATAAAAGTCGACAACATGATCCTGACTCAGTTTGCAACGCCGCTCGTTGTTGTCGCACTGATCGTTGGTATCTACAAGTTTCACTTGCCAGGTATGCATGCTGCCGCTGACGTGATCGATGGGTTCCAGGCAGCAGACCCTGTTAAGCGGCTGGATGCATTTGAACGCGCTGTCGATCGAAATTCTTTTGCTCACCAAGAGATCACTGAGCAGTTGGCGCAGCAGACGATCAGCGTGGCACGTAATCCGCAGATACCAGAAGAGGTGCGAGCGCAGTATGCTGCCTACACCGAAGAACAACTCATGCGACTTGAGACCGAAAAGCCTGGTGACGCACGTATTGAGGTCTTTATCGGTAGTTACTATCGTGCCACTAATCAGCTTGATAAAGCGGCAGAACATATGGCCTTAGCGCGACAGTATTCGCCACTGAAGCAGGCGATCATTCAGCAGCAGGGATTCGTCGCGCTGACACAGGCAAAGAATGATGAAGCAGTGTCGTACTTCAAAGAAGCCTACGAACTAGATGAACGAAATCTGCAGGCGCGTGAATTCTATGCGGCGGCACTCTTCCAAGTCGGCGCAACCTCGACCGCTGCTGCACTTATGCAGAGTGATAACGATGAGGTCGATCAAAATCGCCTCATGATGCAGTTTGCTAAAAGTGATTTCTTGATCAGTTCAGCCAACCAGGCGGGGCAGTATGATTTTGTAGCAAAACTATTTGAGTATCGTTTAGCAACAGACCCAGCCACGGGACTCAAGTGGGTGGAAGATCCACAAAACTGGGCAACTTTAGCATTCTTGTACTATCAGCAGGATATGGGTGAAAAAGCGATTGAAACACTCAACACAGCAGCAGAGCGATTGCCGGAGTTTGCTCCAACTGCACAGTGTTTTGCAGAAAATATTGCTGGTGGACGTGATCCGCAGGAAGGCTGTCAATAA
- a CDS encoding glycosyltransferase family 4 protein, whose protein sequence is MKICFVTDNVNPKAGLGRMVHNITGLLKERGHEIGFVLAEGKAGKKSLAVGFRFSWRRILSTFVDILRMRSFLKEYDAVVSFDVQPAGMLVYLATLGRRDVCVIHALGTYGLFTPDNWIKNKLISFAYKKASRVFLINDFVRKKIEESNPEFLFSQNVSLVPVGVNTKRFIKKTNQQAGATSKEYVISVGALKPRKGQLESLKAFSSIASSYPNLNYVFVGSTSDAPSYYNRIVQYVKECDLTNRVSFVENVNDDQLVSLYSQAKFFVLTPSSSKTSIEGFGMVYLESALCGLTAIGTKDTGAEVAIIDNKTGLLVDQDVTKIAEAMIVLIEDDALRERYAKSAYERALTFDWSSVVDLYESELTKLTS, encoded by the coding sequence ATGAAAATATGTTTCGTAACTGATAATGTAAATCCAAAGGCGGGTTTAGGGAGAATGGTCCACAACATTACCGGTCTCCTAAAAGAAAGGGGTCATGAGATTGGTTTTGTTTTGGCAGAAGGTAAAGCTGGTAAAAAAAGTCTAGCAGTCGGTTTTCGTTTTTCTTGGCGGCGAATATTAAGCACATTCGTAGATATATTAAGAATGCGAAGTTTCTTAAAGGAATATGATGCAGTTGTGAGTTTTGATGTCCAGCCAGCCGGCATGTTAGTTTACTTAGCCACACTTGGTCGACGTGATGTCTGTGTTATTCATGCGTTGGGTACGTATGGTCTATTTACTCCCGATAATTGGATTAAAAATAAATTAATTAGTTTTGCTTATAAAAAGGCAAGTCGTGTTTTCTTGATAAATGATTTTGTTAGAAAAAAAATTGAAGAGTCAAATCCTGAATTCTTATTTAGTCAAAACGTAAGCCTCGTTCCTGTTGGTGTTAACACTAAACGGTTTATTAAGAAAACAAACCAGCAAGCAGGTGCGACAAGTAAAGAATACGTGATAAGTGTTGGAGCGTTGAAACCTCGTAAGGGACAATTAGAATCTTTGAAAGCCTTCTCTTCGATCGCTAGTTCATATCCGAATTTAAATTATGTGTTTGTTGGTTCAACCTCTGATGCACCAAGTTACTACAACCGGATTGTTCAATATGTTAAAGAGTGCGATTTAACAAATCGAGTGTCTTTTGTAGAAAACGTGAACGACGACCAGTTGGTATCGTTGTATAGTCAAGCGAAATTTTTTGTTCTGACTCCATCAAGTTCAAAAACTTCGATTGAGGGTTTTGGCATGGTTTATCTCGAATCAGCACTGTGTGGCCTAACTGCTATAGGTACAAAAGACACGGGAGCAGAGGTTGCAATAATTGACAACAAGACAGGGTTGCTAGTTGATCAAGATGTGACAAAAATCGCAGAAGCCATGATAGTCCTGATAGAGGATGATGCGTTAAGAGAGAGATATGCGAAAAGTGCTTACGAAAGAGCTCTTACTTTTGATTGGAGTTCCGTGGTAGATTTATATGAATCTGAATTAACAAAATTAACTTCCTGA
- a CDS encoding adenylyltransferase/cytidyltransferase family protein, translating to MKKIVISGGFDPIHPGHIAMIESASEYGEVHIVLNSDDWLVRKKGFFFQPWIDRKKILEAYTPYIHTVDDSDGTVCESLKRIKPDYFGNGGDRKSSNTPELVVCTELGIQPIFELGGGKYNSSSEINARKKVSTRWGWYDVLIDMPQLKVKMLHIAAGKKLSLQRHERRSEFFFMPNGEVRMNLPGVWHAPQAPDDKELVILEVQVGVSEEEDIERVSEESPEYHQEVSKKIELNK from the coding sequence ATGAAGAAAATTGTTATCTCTGGTGGATTTGATCCAATCCATCCTGGTCATATTGCAATGATAGAATCTGCTTCAGAATACGGCGAGGTACATATCGTTTTAAATAGTGATGATTGGCTAGTTAGGAAAAAGGGGTTCTTTTTTCAGCCCTGGATAGACAGAAAAAAGATATTGGAGGCATATACACCATACATTCATACTGTTGATGATAGTGATGGGACAGTATGCGAGTCTCTCAAAAGGATTAAGCCTGATTATTTCGGTAATGGAGGAGATAGGAAAAGCAGTAATACGCCCGAGTTAGTTGTTTGTACAGAATTAGGCATACAGCCAATTTTTGAGCTTGGGGGAGGCAAATACAATTCGAGTTCTGAGATAAATGCGCGCAAGAAAGTATCTACCAGGTGGGGTTGGTATGATGTACTGATAGATATGCCACAATTGAAGGTAAAGATGTTGCATATCGCTGCTGGAAAAAAACTGTCTCTCCAAAGGCACGAGCGAAGGAGTGAATTCTTTTTTATGCCAAACGGTGAGGTTCGTATGAATTTGCCTGGTGTTTGGCACGCCCCACAAGCACCAGATGATAAAGAACTTGTTATTTTGGAGGTGCAAGTTGGCGTGTCAGAAGAAGAAGACATTGAGAGAGTTTCTGAGGAGTCTCCTGAATACCATCAAGAGGTAAGTAAGAAAATTGAGCTCAACAAGTAG
- a CDS encoding FkbM family methyltransferase, with protein sequence MLRSLFAPDHRGFYVDVGAHHPYRISNTYLLFKRGWHGINIDPNPDTIALFKKARPHDTNVQLGVSKTAGTLTYHQFADPAVNTFSDTEAEHWKKKTWNQYLGTTTVETKPLKNILSEHAPPNQTIDMLSVDVEGLDLEVLQSNDWNQFKPTVVVVEAHDFEIEHMQDHPLYQYLHGQGYSLKFVVKFSLIFVLKTG encoded by the coding sequence ATGCTCCGTTCACTTTTTGCGCCTGACCATAGAGGCTTTTATGTTGATGTCGGCGCACACCACCCATACCGAATTTCAAATACGTATCTTCTTTTCAAACGCGGTTGGCACGGCATCAATATCGACCCCAACCCCGACACGATAGCCCTCTTCAAAAAGGCTCGGCCACACGATACCAATGTACAGTTGGGTGTCAGCAAAACCGCAGGAACCCTAACCTACCATCAGTTTGCTGACCCAGCGGTGAATACCTTTTCTGATACAGAGGCAGAGCACTGGAAGAAAAAAACTTGGAATCAGTATCTGGGTACCACAACGGTTGAAACGAAGCCTCTGAAGAATATCCTTTCAGAACACGCACCTCCCAACCAAACCATAGACATGCTCTCAGTTGATGTTGAAGGGCTCGACCTAGAAGTACTGCAATCGAATGACTGGAACCAATTCAAACCCACTGTGGTTGTAGTAGAGGCACATGACTTTGAGATCGAACACATGCAAGACCACCCACTGTACCAATACCTACACGGTCAAGGATACTCACTGAAATTCGTTGTAAAGTTTTCTCTTATCTTTGTACTGAAAACTGGTTAA
- a CDS encoding class I SAM-dependent methyltransferase translates to MVEIIKKILRPFYVPVMNWHHRVFKAPKRYHHLFDEIARSKAQTILEIGTWNGNRALEMIKTAKENSPGSIKYIGFDLFEDLTEELYVQELSKKPPTKNEVQEKLLKSGAEILLIKGDTNKTLTEFADGTEKVDFVFIDGGHHVATISNDWAAVEKLMHDKTVVIFDDYWRNRPAESAKPVVDAIDQTKYIVEVLPEIDSFNNPDFGRLEISFAKVTKRNP, encoded by the coding sequence ATGGTTGAGATCATAAAAAAAATTCTTCGCCCCTTCTATGTGCCAGTAATGAACTGGCACCATAGAGTATTTAAAGCTCCTAAGAGGTATCATCACTTGTTTGATGAAATTGCACGGAGTAAAGCTCAGACTATACTTGAGATCGGTACTTGGAACGGTAATCGAGCACTTGAGATGATAAAGACGGCAAAGGAAAATTCGCCTGGTAGTATTAAATACATAGGTTTTGACCTCTTTGAAGATTTAACGGAGGAGTTGTATGTTCAGGAGCTGTCGAAAAAGCCGCCTACAAAAAACGAGGTTCAAGAGAAGTTGCTAAAGAGCGGGGCAGAAATACTTCTGATCAAGGGTGATACAAACAAAACCTTGACAGAGTTTGCCGATGGAACAGAAAAGGTAGATTTCGTATTTATTGATGGCGGACACCACGTGGCTACTATAAGCAACGACTGGGCTGCGGTAGAAAAACTTATGCATGACAAAACCGTAGTTATTTTTGATGACTATTGGAGAAACAGGCCAGCAGAGTCTGCTAAGCCGGTGGTCGATGCAATTGATCAAACCAAATATATAGTCGAGGTTCTTCCAGAAATAGATAGTTTTAACAACCCAGATTTTGGTCGATTAGAAATCAGTTTTGCAAAAGTGACAAAAAGAAATCCTTAG
- a CDS encoding class I SAM-dependent methyltransferase, translated as MKMLKEQFIEYVIEEEIRRAGEAGAPRVMDLGCGTAAYMPSILKKYPDLQYVGVEPIPASYEAAKKNLAGLSNATLHFKLGYDSIPDEAEASFDLVFSLSALEHIKELGRFIAMSAKYLKSGGTLMHRYDLGHALYPHTLKERLHVFLGNTVPGILPQRQFVRYVPESEVRALYEQNEVTPTKTTYHQMPNHKSLEKLLRDTSSTAIDELFAWEMKHQPEFAGLDTRQKEKLFPAVAVWGKKR; from the coding sequence ATGAAAATGCTGAAAGAACAATTCATCGAGTACGTGATCGAGGAGGAGATCAGGCGCGCCGGCGAAGCCGGCGCGCCTCGAGTGATGGATCTCGGGTGTGGTACTGCGGCATACATGCCGTCTATTTTGAAGAAGTATCCAGATCTGCAGTACGTCGGAGTTGAGCCGATTCCGGCTTCGTACGAGGCGGCCAAGAAAAACTTGGCAGGACTCAGTAATGCGACACTGCACTTCAAGCTGGGATATGACTCAATTCCTGATGAGGCTGAAGCGTCTTTCGATCTGGTGTTTTCACTTAGTGCGCTAGAGCACATCAAGGAGCTCGGTCGCTTCATTGCTATGAGTGCCAAGTATCTCAAAAGCGGCGGTACGCTCATGCATCGCTACGACCTTGGGCATGCCTTGTATCCGCACACACTTAAGGAGCGATTGCATGTATTTCTTGGTAACACAGTGCCAGGCATTTTGCCGCAGCGACAGTTTGTGCGCTATGTACCCGAAAGTGAAGTGCGTGCATTGTATGAGCAAAACGAGGTGACACCGACCAAGACCACATACCACCAAATGCCGAATCATAAGAGTCTCGAGAAACTCCTGCGGGATACGAGTTCTACTGCGATCGATGAATTGTTTGCCTGGGAGATGAAACATCAGCCTGAATTTGCTGGGCTAGACACCAGGCAGAAGGAGAAGCTTTTTCCAGCCGTGGCGGTGTGGGGGAAGAAGCGATAG
- a CDS encoding class I SAM-dependent methyltransferase, with translation MNLEFFGKVAKSCHMCRSDKLSLVLDLGMQPHSDDFLSQDRLSHVEHFSPLRLVSCQDCGLLQIDYFVNPEILYQTNYVYESSITTSGVAHYKKMAADIAEKFHFNKGDLAVDIGSNVGVLLSGFKEQGFSVLGVDPAERVAKKAIDSGIETIVDFFSDEIAKDIVEKKGKAKVVTGTNVFAHLHDIDSATKGIITLLDKDGVLVIEAPYAVDMIEHVEYDTIYHQHIGYLSVKPMAQYFKRFGLELFDVEHQTIHGGTLRYFVGHEGVHYTSARVTEAIEGEERFGVYDLRRLEKFAKDVYKQRKELRALLDSIKEEGKTVAGISAPAKGNTLLNYCGIDTYYFDFITEKSSFKQSLFTPGTRIPIHGDEKLLETQPDYAVILAWNFADEIMKNLSEYSKRGGKFIIPIPYPVIK, from the coding sequence ATGAACCTAGAGTTTTTTGGTAAGGTAGCAAAAAGCTGTCATATGTGTAGATCAGATAAACTTTCCTTGGTCTTGGATTTGGGCATGCAACCACATTCTGATGATTTTTTGTCTCAGGATCGTTTGTCTCACGTAGAGCACTTTTCCCCTCTGCGCCTTGTTTCGTGTCAAGACTGTGGTCTACTTCAGATTGATTACTTTGTGAATCCTGAGATACTCTATCAAACCAATTATGTGTACGAGTCTTCCATTACCACCAGTGGAGTTGCTCATTACAAAAAGATGGCTGCAGATATAGCAGAGAAATTTCATTTTAACAAAGGTGATTTGGCAGTGGATATTGGAAGTAATGTGGGGGTGTTGCTTTCTGGATTCAAAGAACAAGGCTTTTCAGTGTTGGGAGTTGATCCTGCTGAGAGGGTTGCAAAAAAAGCAATCGATAGTGGAATTGAGACCATTGTTGACTTTTTCTCTGATGAGATTGCAAAAGATATTGTAGAAAAGAAAGGTAAAGCAAAAGTGGTTACTGGCACCAATGTTTTTGCACATCTTCACGATATTGATTCTGCAACAAAAGGCATTATAACTCTCTTGGATAAAGACGGTGTTTTGGTCATTGAAGCTCCATATGCTGTTGATATGATTGAACATGTAGAGTATGACACGATTTATCACCAACACATTGGTTACTTATCTGTAAAACCAATGGCTCAATATTTTAAACGTTTTGGCTTAGAGCTCTTTGATGTTGAGCATCAAACTATTCACGGCGGAACGTTGCGATACTTTGTAGGACATGAAGGAGTTCATTACACCTCCGCTCGAGTGACTGAGGCAATAGAAGGAGAAGAAAGATTTGGTGTTTATGATCTCCGGAGGTTAGAAAAATTTGCGAAAGATGTCTATAAGCAAAGGAAGGAGCTGCGAGCTCTTCTGGACTCAATAAAGGAAGAGGGGAAGACAGTGGCCGGAATTTCGGCTCCAGCAAAAGGGAATACTTTGCTTAATTATTGCGGTATCGACACGTATTACTTTGACTTTATCACGGAGAAAAGTAGTTTTAAACAGAGTCTTTTTACTCCAGGCACTCGTATTCCCATACATGGAGATGAGAAATTGTTAGAAACGCAGCCGGATTATGCAGTTATCCTTGCTTGGAATTTTGCGGACGAAATAATGAAAAACCTTTCAGAATATTCCAAAAGGGGTGGCAAATTTATTATTCCGATTCCGTATCCGGTTATTAAATAA